One Stenotrophomonas maltophilia DNA window includes the following coding sequences:
- a CDS encoding Z1 domain-containing protein: MNTQVEALSTIIREKLPSYDTLDAAAAAARQALETVMGPFPEQMDANFQAAIELVRSSFQNVEILRKNSLIKPRPTWYNGPTEHDKHWPALLNYLREVKKWKDASESLDDSSSEIVSLLANPAEDEFRCRGLVVGYVQSGKTANMTAVIAKAVDAGYNLIILLGGVTNKLRAQTQRRIEADVVNRHGTLWQKYTTAEDSGDFVRPPNGQFVMPHKGGAQLAVIKKESTRLEKLLETVTNTARPIKRKLKALIIDDECDQASVNSGADDEEMTRINEAIRRLIAALPCVSYVGYTATPFANVFINPFPVRADKLDDLYPEDFITALPRPKGYFGTLEVFGEADASADDDAVDFGRDMFRSIPSEEVDQLVPKGKNGHKTFTPDVTPQLQKAIVWFLITCAVRRARGQQSEHMTMLVHTSAYIAQHDSMADAIRAWLAANRRSIESLSGAVGDLVRQVFSEEIVRSPLSDQSDPTLLDSTLKPLLPEVLEALELVVENGESLERLDFTGDAKTYIVVGGSVLARGLTLEGLSVSFFLRTSRQYDTLLQMGRWFGFRKGYEDLPRLWTTQDLISNFRALAQVEEEIRKEISTYRSAEVSPLDFAVKVRSIPGLAITSAAKMRHAIRTSISFDGKHEQTTRFDHTDSDVVSRNWSAAASLVDQLIAEKYSRIKENVFMDVPGTVVRKFLANYSMCDKQLNLTKEMLLTYIDGSASRMPFWNVAIVSSSRAERRVHLGGLSDIGPVIRSRLPESSDYADIKALMSKQDVLADVEDSDAQSTDGWEKLKSYRPDTPLLLVYPIDSVSEPSRAGDHRVALNAKGDLIGLGFVFPGRIDRTGRYFSVELNVPTPDQLEDGEAGNTEQAQDA; encoded by the coding sequence TTGAATACACAAGTAGAAGCCCTCTCCACGATTATCCGGGAGAAGCTCCCAAGTTATGACACCTTGGACGCAGCCGCGGCGGCGGCGCGCCAGGCCCTCGAAACGGTGATGGGCCCATTCCCTGAACAGATGGATGCCAACTTCCAGGCGGCTATCGAGTTGGTGCGTTCGTCGTTCCAGAACGTGGAGATCCTGCGCAAGAACTCGCTGATCAAGCCACGGCCGACTTGGTACAACGGGCCGACGGAACATGACAAGCACTGGCCCGCGCTCCTGAACTATCTCCGCGAAGTCAAGAAGTGGAAGGATGCGTCCGAGTCGCTGGATGACTCCTCCTCCGAGATCGTCTCTCTGCTAGCAAATCCAGCCGAGGACGAGTTCAGATGTCGAGGACTGGTCGTTGGCTATGTCCAGTCAGGAAAGACTGCAAACATGACCGCGGTCATCGCCAAGGCGGTGGATGCTGGTTACAACCTCATCATTCTTCTCGGTGGCGTCACAAACAAGCTTCGCGCACAGACTCAGCGCCGCATCGAAGCAGATGTTGTGAACAGGCACGGCACCCTGTGGCAGAAGTACACCACTGCGGAAGACAGCGGCGACTTTGTCAGGCCTCCAAACGGTCAATTTGTGATGCCGCACAAGGGTGGCGCTCAGCTGGCTGTCATTAAAAAGGAGTCTACGCGCCTCGAGAAATTGCTCGAGACTGTGACAAATACGGCTCGGCCAATTAAGCGAAAGCTCAAGGCACTGATCATCGATGACGAGTGTGATCAGGCATCCGTGAATTCCGGTGCCGATGATGAAGAGATGACTCGGATCAACGAAGCGATCCGAAGGCTGATAGCGGCGCTGCCTTGCGTTTCGTACGTCGGCTATACCGCCACGCCGTTTGCAAATGTATTCATCAATCCGTTCCCGGTTCGCGCAGACAAACTGGACGACCTCTATCCCGAGGACTTCATTACAGCACTGCCTCGTCCCAAGGGCTACTTCGGCACACTTGAGGTTTTCGGTGAGGCCGACGCATCCGCCGACGATGATGCTGTCGACTTCGGACGAGACATGTTCCGATCCATACCGTCGGAAGAGGTCGATCAGCTGGTTCCTAAGGGAAAGAACGGCCACAAAACTTTCACGCCGGATGTGACGCCTCAGCTTCAGAAGGCAATCGTCTGGTTCCTGATCACTTGCGCCGTTCGCCGCGCGCGAGGGCAGCAGAGCGAGCACATGACGATGCTTGTTCACACCTCCGCATACATTGCACAGCACGACAGCATGGCGGATGCCATTCGCGCCTGGCTGGCAGCCAATCGTCGCTCTATTGAATCGCTCTCCGGAGCCGTCGGAGACTTGGTGCGCCAAGTTTTCTCAGAGGAGATTGTCAGAAGCCCCCTGAGTGATCAGAGCGACCCAACACTCTTGGACAGCACACTCAAGCCCCTCCTCCCGGAGGTTCTGGAAGCCTTGGAACTCGTTGTTGAGAACGGCGAGAGTCTCGAGCGCTTGGACTTTACTGGCGATGCGAAGACCTACATTGTCGTGGGCGGATCGGTGCTGGCGCGCGGACTTACCCTTGAAGGACTCTCAGTGTCTTTCTTCCTGCGCACCTCTCGCCAGTACGACACGTTGCTACAGATGGGGCGCTGGTTTGGGTTCAGAAAGGGATACGAGGATCTCCCGCGTCTCTGGACGACCCAAGACCTGATATCAAACTTCCGAGCGCTGGCGCAGGTAGAGGAGGAGATCCGAAAGGAAATTTCCACCTATCGTTCGGCAGAGGTTTCGCCACTGGACTTCGCAGTAAAGGTTCGGTCAATTCCCGGACTCGCGATCACGTCAGCGGCGAAGATGCGGCATGCAATCAGGACGAGCATCAGCTTCGACGGAAAGCACGAGCAAACGACTCGCTTTGATCACACCGACTCGGACGTGGTTTCCAGGAACTGGAGCGCCGCGGCGAGCCTTGTTGACCAGCTGATTGCTGAGAAATACTCGCGGATAAAGGAGAACGTCTTCATGGATGTTCCCGGCACTGTAGTTCGAAAGTTCCTGGCCAACTACAGCATGTGCGACAAGCAGCTAAATCTCACCAAAGAGATGTTGCTGACCTACATTGATGGATCCGCCAGTCGCATGCCGTTCTGGAATGTCGCGATTGTGAGCTCCAGCAGGGCTGAGCGGCGAGTCCACTTGGGTGGCCTGAGTGACATTGGACCTGTCATTCGTTCCAGGTTGCCCGAGTCATCTGACTATGCCGACATCAAGGCTTTGATGTCGAAACAAGATGTGCTCGCTGATGTTGAGGACTCTGATGCTCAGTCGACCGATGGATGGGAAAAGCTGAAGAGCTATCGTCCCGATACTCCCCTTCTCTTGGTGTACCCGATAGACAGTGTCTCTGAACCGAGCAGGGCCGGCGATCATCGCGTAGCACTGAACGCCAAGGGCGACCTCATCGGCCTCGGATTCGTATTCCCAGGGCGCATTGACCGAACCGGTCGTTACTTCAGCGTGGAACTGAACGTCCCTACGCCAGATCAGCTCGAGGATGGGGAAGCAGGCAATACAGAGCAGGCGCAGGATGCGTGA
- a CDS encoding alpha/beta fold hydrolase: protein MTASRIRLHVEDTGGDGRPVILIHGWPLSADAWKQQVSFLRDAQHRVISYDRRGFGRSDKPAEGYDYDTLAADLAGLIEERDLRDVTLVGFSMGGGEVARYVANHGQERLHSVVFAAAVPPYLLRSDDNPEGPLTQEKADEMRSGLEKDREAFFDGFTRDFFSANGQLMVTEETRQAAIALCHQSDQNAALGCMKAFATTDFREDLKKITVPTLILHGDSDAIVPFEGSGERTHRAIPGSEVVILEGAPHGCNTSHADHFNLALLNFLKR from the coding sequence ATGACTGCTTCCCGCATCCGCCTGCACGTTGAAGACACCGGTGGCGATGGCCGCCCGGTCATCCTGATCCACGGATGGCCGCTGTCCGCAGATGCCTGGAAACAACAAGTGTCGTTCCTTCGCGATGCGCAGCATCGGGTGATCAGTTACGACCGCCGCGGCTTCGGCCGTTCCGACAAGCCGGCCGAGGGCTACGACTACGACACGCTGGCGGCGGACCTGGCCGGGTTGATCGAGGAGCGTGACCTGCGTGACGTCACTCTGGTCGGCTTCTCGATGGGCGGCGGTGAGGTGGCGCGCTATGTGGCCAATCACGGTCAGGAGCGCCTGCACAGCGTGGTGTTTGCTGCTGCGGTGCCGCCGTATCTGCTGCGCAGTGACGACAATCCGGAAGGGCCGCTCACCCAGGAAAAGGCCGATGAAATGCGCAGTGGTCTGGAGAAGGATCGCGAGGCGTTCTTCGATGGCTTTACCCGCGATTTCTTCAGCGCCAATGGCCAGTTGATGGTGACCGAAGAGACGCGTCAGGCGGCGATCGCGCTGTGCCATCAATCCGACCAGAACGCAGCGCTGGGGTGCATGAAGGCGTTTGCTACCACCGACTTCCGCGAAGACCTGAAGAAGATCACGGTGCCGACTTTGATCCTGCATGGTGACAGCGATGCCATCGTGCCGTTTGAAGGTTCTGGCGAGCGCACGCACCGAGCCATTCCGGGCAGCGAAGTGGTGATTCTTGAAGGTGCGCCGCATGGGTGCAACACCAGCCATGCGGATCACTTCAATCTGGCACTGCTGAACTTCCTGAAACGATAA
- a CDS encoding nuclear transport factor 2 family protein, translated as MLLVTLPLLAAGLVATAPSTDDLREQIRQADTQLFAVAFEACDADRAAAMTTEDMEFFHDKDGKSASNREDFRRSVASMCSNARKGGWSLRRELVEPSLQVFPLHDERALEIGDHRFHERGKDGVERWVGQARFIQIWRRVDGRWLAERVISYDHRPAD; from the coding sequence ATGCTGCTGGTCACCCTGCCCCTGCTCGCCGCCGGTCTCGTCGCCACAGCGCCGTCCACCGATGACCTGCGCGAACAGATCCGCCAGGCCGACACCCAGCTCTTTGCTGTGGCCTTCGAGGCCTGCGATGCCGACAGGGCCGCAGCGATGACCACCGAAGACATGGAGTTCTTCCATGACAAGGACGGCAAGTCGGCCAGCAATCGCGAGGACTTCCGCCGCAGCGTGGCCAGCATGTGCAGCAATGCGCGCAAGGGCGGCTGGAGCCTGCGCCGTGAGCTGGTGGAACCTTCGCTGCAGGTGTTCCCGCTGCATGACGAGCGGGCGCTGGAGATCGGTGACCACCGCTTCCATGAACGTGGCAAGGACGGCGTAGAGCGCTGGGTGGGCCAGGCCCGCTTCATCCAGATCTGGCGTCGCGTGGACGGACGCTGGTTGGCCGAGCGGGTGATCAGCTACGACCATCGGCCGGCGGACTGA
- a CDS encoding XVIPCD domain-containing protein: MSGLTDKDIRVLSSYAKEGNRELYWNYLAQLPDNDGYGLLALGVVRNDSLPGRVANSFATAVADQQATLFGNEKNVAFTERRQETFGQDLIRNDLAERRSWVEAGRPDLALNLPYTSTLKSHDVSFEKNDLNVNCWTPRLLLVSTEHKRGEQAAEKVWQNMLDNSAAGAFRAGKTAVSVHLDMPQPAGHFYFVELSKFEGAALLQRDAVDPNVIGTKFDYHSYDAKDGSWNRTVGVPPLDRTTKETDPAEISALNETREVRLEREVKAKQFHPEDPYREIAKSPRVVSTQEPEPLFTEGRRIAAIEPGSPEYALHQQIRQGVAALDEKHGRPFDATSENLAASLTVRAREQGLEQVDHVVLSNATANQPAGHTIFVVQGDLSDPAHLRAGMPSAVAAQTPVAESLQQLAVVGDQRELARQNEQQALDARTQEQQSQAMRMG; encoded by the coding sequence ATGAGCGGACTTACCGATAAGGACATTCGAGTCCTGTCCTCCTACGCGAAGGAGGGAAATCGCGAGCTGTATTGGAACTACCTCGCGCAGCTTCCCGACAATGATGGCTACGGACTGCTGGCGTTGGGTGTTGTGCGCAACGACAGCCTCCCCGGCCGGGTGGCCAACAGCTTTGCAACCGCCGTTGCCGATCAACAGGCCACGCTGTTCGGCAACGAGAAGAACGTAGCGTTCACCGAGCGCAGGCAAGAAACCTTCGGCCAGGATCTGATCAGGAATGACCTGGCGGAGCGCAGAAGCTGGGTGGAGGCCGGCAGGCCCGATCTGGCACTCAACCTGCCCTACACGAGCACGCTCAAATCCCACGATGTTTCGTTCGAAAAGAACGACCTCAATGTGAACTGCTGGACCCCGCGCTTGCTGCTGGTGTCCACGGAGCACAAACGCGGTGAGCAGGCAGCCGAGAAGGTCTGGCAGAACATGCTCGACAACAGCGCTGCCGGCGCATTCCGTGCTGGCAAGACGGCCGTCAGCGTGCACCTGGATATGCCGCAGCCCGCTGGGCATTTCTACTTCGTTGAGCTGAGCAAGTTCGAGGGCGCAGCGCTCCTGCAGCGCGACGCCGTAGATCCGAACGTGATTGGTACCAAGTTCGACTATCACAGCTACGACGCCAAAGACGGCAGCTGGAACCGCACAGTGGGCGTTCCCCCGCTCGATAGAACAACCAAAGAGACCGATCCCGCCGAGATTTCCGCGTTGAACGAGACCCGCGAGGTTCGCCTGGAACGCGAGGTCAAGGCGAAGCAGTTTCATCCTGAAGATCCCTACAGAGAGATCGCCAAGAGCCCGCGCGTGGTGTCTACGCAGGAGCCCGAGCCTCTCTTTACGGAAGGACGCCGAATCGCGGCGATAGAGCCAGGCAGCCCGGAATATGCCCTCCATCAACAGATTCGCCAGGGCGTCGCTGCACTGGACGAGAAGCACGGCCGCCCCTTCGACGCGACCAGTGAGAACCTCGCCGCCAGCCTGACAGTGAGGGCACGCGAGCAGGGTCTGGAACAGGTGGACCATGTGGTGCTGAGCAACGCCACGGCCAATCAGCCGGCGGGTCACACCATCTTTGTTGTGCAAGGCGACCTATCTGACCCCGCCCACCTGCGTGCAGGGATGCCCTCTGCCGTGGCTGCACAAACGCCGGTGGCTGAGTCGCTGCAGCAACTGGCTGTGGTGGGCGATCAACGTGAGCTCGCCCGCCAGAATGAGCAGCAGGCGCTGGATGCACGTACGCAGGAACAGCAGAGCCAGGCCATGCGCATGGGCTGA
- a CDS encoding XVIPCD domain-containing protein, with protein MDKPRYTVEIVIAAPGTPLIDPRTHKQAVDAEGVPQTSSPGHMFYVLHAPGEPARSYGFAPKEHGSVNGPGTIMEDDASVYKDPRYTRILEISEEQYRKLQQFGSDPEKFGFSKHYQDVRHNCVDFTWEALNHAGIERKRSIDVNALGGGIGQLLPDVRIPLESKGAGKDGFRPLRNIHGVDSIDPPFPDSELNQKKTNPLPARSFQQRILSDAEGMGERSGDHLARHSNDPLLSQIHQGVALLDAERGRAFDATSENISASLYALAKANGLTQVDHVLLSDRTAQADVAQNIFIVQGERDDPAQLRASMPTAVAAQTPAETSFERAEQLSQSAQSRTHDELQQRQVQEQSGPRMA; from the coding sequence ATGGACAAGCCACGCTACACCGTAGAGATCGTTATCGCTGCACCTGGTACACCGCTGATTGACCCCAGGACGCACAAGCAAGCGGTCGACGCTGAGGGCGTTCCGCAGACGTCCTCCCCCGGCCATATGTTCTACGTCCTGCACGCACCAGGCGAGCCTGCGAGGAGCTATGGATTTGCTCCCAAGGAGCACGGTAGCGTGAACGGTCCCGGCACCATCATGGAGGATGACGCATCGGTCTATAAAGACCCGCGCTATACGCGCATCCTCGAGATCAGCGAAGAGCAGTACAGGAAGCTCCAGCAGTTCGGCTCGGACCCGGAGAAATTCGGCTTCAGCAAGCACTATCAGGACGTGCGGCACAACTGCGTGGACTTCACCTGGGAAGCCTTGAACCACGCGGGCATCGAGCGGAAAAGAAGCATCGACGTGAACGCGCTGGGAGGTGGCATTGGCCAATTGCTTCCCGATGTCCGTATTCCCTTGGAGAGCAAGGGCGCAGGCAAGGATGGATTCCGACCGCTGCGCAACATCCATGGTGTGGACAGCATTGATCCGCCGTTTCCGGACAGCGAGCTCAATCAGAAGAAAACCAATCCCTTGCCCGCGCGCAGCTTCCAGCAACGCATCCTGAGCGACGCTGAGGGCATGGGCGAACGAAGCGGTGATCATCTGGCCCGCCACAGCAATGATCCGCTCCTGTCGCAGATCCATCAGGGCGTGGCCCTGCTCGATGCAGAGCGGGGCCGCGCCTTCGATGCCACCAGCGAAAACATCAGCGCCAGCCTGTACGCCCTGGCCAAGGCGAACGGCCTGACCCAGGTCGACCACGTGCTGTTGAGCGATCGCACGGCGCAGGCCGATGTGGCGCAGAACATCTTCATCGTGCAGGGCGAGCGCGACGACCCGGCACAGCTGCGCGCCAGCATGCCAACTGCGGTGGCCGCGCAGACACCGGCGGAAACCTCGTTCGAGCGTGCCGAGCAGCTGTCGCAGTCTGCGCAGTCGCGCACGCACGATGAACTGCAGCAGCGCCAAGTGCAGGAGCAGTCCGGGCCGCGCATGGCCTAG
- a CDS encoding XVIPCD domain-containing protein, whose product MAEITPNHPEYGLNQQIRQGVAALDAQHGRPFDQTSERLTASLTVLAREQGLQQVDHVLVSNATANQPAGHNIFVVQGDPANPAHLRAMMPTALAAQTPVEQSMQKLGIAPRQPAMGQLPEQQSREQEQQQNPAHRLG is encoded by the coding sequence ATGGCAGAGATCACCCCCAACCATCCCGAGTACGGCCTCAACCAGCAGATCCGCCAGGGCGTGGCTGCTCTGGACGCGCAGCATGGCCGTCCGTTCGACCAGACCAGCGAGCGTCTGACCGCCAGCCTGACCGTGCTGGCCCGCGAGCAGGGCCTGCAGCAGGTCGACCACGTGCTGGTCAGCAACGCCACGGCCAACCAGCCGGCGGGACACAACATCTTCGTGGTGCAGGGCGACCCGGCCAACCCGGCGCACCTGCGCGCGATGATGCCGACGGCTTTGGCGGCGCAGACGCCGGTGGAGCAATCGATGCAGAAGCTGGGCATTGCCCCGCGGCAGCCCGCCATGGGGCAGCTGCCCGAACAGCAGTCCCGTGAGCAGGAACAGCAGCAGAACCCGGCACACCGCCTGGGTTGA
- a CDS encoding YncE family protein — MFRNPLFRSAALAVAVSLSLGVPSAFADNAPAASATAAVQRQAVAKGLYELAYSPKQNAVFVASSGGFGDGAGPAQVLRLNPTTLAVETRIPLERKAFGVVLDDAHNRLYVGNTVDLSVTVVDTAQNKAVGTIQLMEKKTGKDGKDAYTHDLRELVVDSAANRLYVTGHSSQPDVSSVLFVIDTTTLKVINTIDGLGNAKAPGLALDAANKRVYTSNLLADLVVVGTDSNKVVAQHRIAAEQPMNIALDPAGKRLFVTDQGSEFLRGYQAKSSGLVSKHPGQRVLVLDRSTGKELASIPTDAGPLGILLDAPRKRLYVTNREAGTVTAYNSDTYQKVATYKVPTHPNSLALDAKNNVLFVSIKNGEKDDKGADESVARIQL; from the coding sequence ATGTTCCGTAATCCTCTCTTCCGCTCGGCCGCCCTGGCCGTTGCCGTTTCGCTCAGCCTCGGCGTGCCCTCCGCGTTCGCCGACAACGCACCCGCCGCCAGTGCTACCGCCGCCGTGCAGCGCCAGGCCGTGGCCAAGGGGCTGTATGAGCTGGCCTACAGCCCGAAGCAGAACGCCGTGTTCGTGGCTTCGTCCGGTGGTTTCGGCGATGGCGCCGGTCCGGCCCAGGTGCTGCGCCTGAACCCGACCACGCTGGCCGTGGAAACCCGCATCCCGCTGGAGCGCAAGGCGTTCGGCGTGGTGCTGGATGACGCCCACAACCGCCTGTACGTGGGTAACACCGTGGACCTGTCAGTGACGGTGGTCGACACCGCGCAGAACAAGGCCGTCGGCACCATCCAGCTGATGGAGAAGAAGACCGGCAAGGACGGCAAGGACGCCTACACCCACGACCTGCGCGAGCTGGTGGTCGACAGCGCGGCCAACCGCCTGTACGTGACCGGCCACAGCAGCCAGCCGGACGTGAGCAGCGTGCTGTTCGTGATCGATACCACCACGCTGAAGGTGATCAACACCATCGACGGCCTGGGCAATGCCAAGGCGCCGGGCCTGGCGCTGGATGCGGCCAACAAGCGCGTCTACACCAGTAACCTGCTGGCCGACCTGGTAGTGGTGGGCACCGATTCGAACAAGGTGGTGGCGCAGCACAGGATCGCCGCCGAGCAGCCGATGAACATCGCGTTGGACCCGGCTGGCAAGCGCCTGTTCGTGACCGATCAGGGCTCGGAATTCCTGCGTGGCTACCAGGCCAAGAGCAGCGGCCTGGTCAGCAAGCATCCGGGCCAGCGCGTGCTGGTGCTCGACCGCAGCACCGGCAAGGAACTGGCCAGCATCCCGACCGATGCCGGCCCGCTGGGCATCCTGCTGGATGCACCGCGCAAGCGCCTGTACGTGACCAATCGCGAAGCGGGTACGGTGACGGCGTACAACAGTGACACCTACCAGAAGGTGGCGACCTACAAGGTGCCGACCCACCCGAACAGCCTGGCGCTGGATGCGAAGAACAACGTGCTGTTCGTGAGCATCAAGAACGGCGAGAAGGATGACAAGGGCGCTGACGAGAGCGTGGCGCGGATTCAGCTGTGA
- a CDS encoding XVIPCD domain-containing protein, whose amino-acid sequence MEQATRYTATLYLAAPGTPLKSGGISPRGHMYLQVAAGDEVHSYGFAPPRQAPGETRTGVQYAQVRHDDADEHLDPYYSRTLEITEEHYGCLRDFAEEPAEFEFDVDRPATINRCSDFVWAALHYAGLHPLPAPLDGGSNLGEFAVLFNLPEIQCIAAPFPGSDLNAETHHAMPEREAEHHRQGDRASDEPPPTPIEVAGTLLDPSHPDHRLFSQLIQKVAELDAAHGRPFDAASQRISASLLVLAKQNNLSRVDHVLLSQSTQSSHAAESIFIVQGDRNDPGHRRASIATEVAAKTDVADSLRLKEQ is encoded by the coding sequence ATGGAGCAGGCAACACGCTACACCGCAACGCTTTATCTGGCCGCCCCCGGCACCCCACTGAAGAGCGGGGGCATCTCGCCGCGCGGCCACATGTACCTGCAGGTGGCTGCGGGCGACGAGGTCCACAGTTACGGCTTCGCACCACCACGCCAGGCGCCGGGCGAAACCCGCACCGGCGTGCAGTACGCGCAGGTGCGCCACGACGATGCCGACGAGCATCTGGACCCGTACTACAGCCGCACCCTGGAAATCACGGAGGAGCATTACGGCTGCCTGCGTGACTTCGCCGAGGAGCCGGCCGAGTTCGAATTCGATGTGGATCGCCCGGCCACCATCAACCGTTGCAGCGATTTCGTCTGGGCGGCGTTGCACTACGCCGGCCTGCATCCGCTGCCGGCGCCGCTGGACGGGGGCAGCAACCTGGGCGAGTTCGCGGTGCTGTTCAACCTGCCGGAAATCCAGTGCATCGCCGCGCCGTTCCCGGGTAGCGATCTGAATGCCGAAACCCACCATGCGATGCCCGAGCGCGAGGCCGAGCATCATCGCCAGGGCGACCGTGCCAGCGATGAGCCGCCGCCGACGCCGATTGAAGTGGCCGGTACGTTGCTGGATCCCTCGCATCCAGACCATCGTCTGTTCTCGCAGCTGATCCAGAAAGTGGCCGAACTGGATGCGGCGCATGGCCGCCCGTTCGATGCCGCCAGCCAGCGCATAAGCGCCAGCCTGCTGGTGCTGGCCAAGCAGAACAATCTCTCGCGCGTGGACCACGTGCTGCTCAGCCAGTCGACCCAAAGCAGCCATGCCGCCGAGAGCATCTTCATCGTGCAGGGCGATCGCAACGACCCGGGGCACCGCCGGGCCAGCATCGCTACTGAAGTGGCGGCCAAGACGGATGTGGCCGATTCGCTGCGGTTGAAGGAGCAGTAA